Within the Pseudomonas chlororaphis subsp. aurantiaca genome, the region CGATCTGCGGCCACGCCATCAGCGAACTGGAACCCAAGCTGTTCTCCTTCAACAACCCGGCCGGCGCCTGCCCGACCTGCGACGGCCTGGGGGTCAAGCAGTTCTTCGACATCAAGCGCCTGGTCAATGGCGAGCTGACCCTGGCCGAAGGGGCGATTCGCGGCTGGGACAGGCGCAACGTCTACTACTTCCAGATGCTCGGCTCGCTGGCATCCCATTATGGCTTCAGCCTGGAAGTGCCGTTCAATCAGCTGCCGGCCGACCAGCAAAAGGTCATCCTCAACGGCAGCGGCACGCAGAACGTCGACTTCAAGTACCTCAACGATCGTGGCGATATCGTCAAACGCTCGCACCCGTTCGAAGGCATAGTGCCGAACCTGGAACGTCGCTACCGCGAGACCGAGTCGGCCACCGTGCGCGAGGAGTTGGCCAAGTTCCTCAGCACCCAGCCGTGCCCGGACTGCCGCGGTACCCGCCTGCGTCGCGAAGCGCGCCACGTGTGGGTCGGCGAGAAGACTTTGCCGGCCGTCACCAGCCTGCCGATCGGCGATGCCACCGATTACTTCGGCACCTTGTCGCTGACCGGACGCCGTGGCGAAATCGCCGACAAGATCCTCAAGGAGATCCGCGAGCGCCTGCAGTTCCTGGTCAACGTCGGCCTGGATTACCTGACCCTGGATCGCAGCGCCGACACCTTGTCCGGTGGCGAGGCGCAGCGGATCCGCCTGGCCAGCCAGATCGGCGCCGGCCTGGTGGGGGTGATGTACATCCTCGACGAACCCTCCATCGGCCTGCACCAGCGCGACAACGATCGTCTGCTGGGCACCCTGAAACACCTGCGGGATATCGGCAACACGGTGATAGTGGTCGAACACGACGAGGACGCCATTCGCCTGGCCGACTATGTGGTGGACATCGGCCCGGGCGCCGGGGTGCATGGCGGGCAGATCGTCGCCGAGGGCACTCCCGACGAAGTGATGTCCCATCCCGACTCGCTGACCGGCAAGTACCTCTCCGGTCGGGTGAAAATCGCCGTGCCGGCCAAGCGTACGCCGCGCAACAAGAAACTTTCGCTGTCCCTCAAAGGGGCCCGCGGCAACAATTTGCGTAACGTTGACCTGGAGATCCCGATCGGCCTGCTGACCTGCGTGACCGGTGTCTCCGGCTCGGGCAAATCGACCCTGATCAACAACACCCTGTTCCCCCTCAGTGCCACGGCGCTGAACGGCGCGACCACGCTGGAAGCGGCTGCGCACGACAGCATCAACGGCCTGCAGCATCTGGACAAGGTGGTGGATATCGACCAGAGCCCGATCGGTCGTACACCGCGCTCCAACCCGGCGACCTACACCGGGCTGTTCACGCCAATCCGTGAACTGTTTGCCGGGGTTCCCGAATCGCGCTCGCGCGGCTACGGCCCGGGCCGCTTCTCCTTCAACGTCAAGGGCGGCCGCTGTGAAGCCTGCCAGGGCGACGGCCTGATCAAGGTGGAAATGCACTTCCTGCCGGACATCTACGTGCCGTGCGATGTGTGCAAGAGCAAGCGCTACAACCGCGAAACCCTTGAAATCAAATACAAGGGCAAGAGCATCCACGAGGTCCTGGAAATGACCATCGAGGAAGCTCGGGAGTTCTTCGACCCGGTGCCGGCGCTGGCGCGCAAGCTGCAGACGCTGATGGACGTGGGGTTGTCCTATATCAAGCTGGGGCAGTCGGCGACGACCTTGTCCGGCGGTGAAGCGCAGCGGGTCAAGCTGTCTCGCGAGCTGTCCAAGCGTGACACCGGCAAGACCCTCTACATCCTCGACGAGCCAACCACCGGCCTGCACTTCGCCGATATCCAGCAGTTGCTGGACGTTCTGCATCGCCTGCGCGACCACGGCAACACTGTGGTGGTGATCGAGCACAACCTGGACGTGATCAAGACCGCCGACTGGCTGGTGGACCTGGGGCCGGAAGGCGGTTCCAAGGGCGGACAGATCATTGCCGTGGGTACACCGGAGCAATTGGCAGAGATGCCGCAATCCCATACCGGTTACTACCTCAAGCCACTGCTGACCCGCGACCGGGCCTGAGCCCCATGAAAAAGCCCCTGCCATTGGGAAATGGCAGGGGCTTTTTTGTGCTCTCAGTCCTGCATTTGCCTGCAGGTGCTGGCTAGCGCATCAGAACTGCGACTGCAGGTAGTTTTCCAGACCGATCGACTTGATCAGGCCCAGCTGCTTTTCCAGCCAGTAGGTATGGTCTTCTTCGGTATCGGCCAACTGCACACGCAGGATGTCGCGACTGACATAGTCCTTGTGCTTCTCGCACAGCTCGATGCCCTTGCACAGTGCTGCGCGGACCTTGTACTCCAGGCGCAAGTCGGCGGCGAACATATCCGGCACGGTGGTGCCGATATCCAGATCGTCAGGGCGCATGCGTGGCGTGCCTTCGAGCATCAGGATGCGGCGCATCAATGCATCGGCGTGTTGAGTCTCTTCTTCCATCTCGTGATTGATGCGCTCGTAGAGCTTGCTGAAGCCCCAGTCCTCGTACATACGCGAATGGATGAAATATTGGTCACGTGCTGCCAGCTCGCCCGTCAGCAACGTGTTGAGGTAATCGATTACGTCCGGGTGACCTTGCATCGCCCTACATCTCCCTGCTTGAAAGTCTGTATTTTGAACCAAGCTGACTTGCAGGTCACTGTAAAAACGCTAAAAAAGTGAAGAATCCCAGAGAAAAGTAGCCGAAAAAACGCAAAAACCGCCCAAACGAGGGCGGTTCTGCTTCTCGTTTAGACTTAGTTAAGCTGTACGCCCAACGCCTTTGCCACGCCCTCTCCATAAGCTGGGTCAGCCTTGAAGAAATGCTGCAGCTGACGCTGGACCACATCCGAGCTGACACCCGCCATCGCACCGGCGATGTTGTCGATCAACAGGGCTTGCTGCTGATCGTTCATCAGGCGGAACAGAGCGCCTGCATGGCTGTAGTAGTCGGTGTCTTCGCGGTGATCGTAACGATCGGCCGCACCGCTGAGGGCCAGGGCCGGTTCCGCGTAGCGAGGAGCCTGTTTCGGTGCGTCGGCGTAGCTGTTCGGCTCGTAGTTCGGGGCCGCGCCACCGTTACTGCCAAAGGCCATGGCGCCATCACGCTGGTAGCTGTTCACTGGGCTGCGCGGGGCGTTGACCGGCAGTTGCTGGTGGTTGGTGCCGACACGATAGCGATGAGCGTCGGCGTAAGCGAATACGCGGCCTTGCAGCATGCGATCCGGCGACAGGCCGACACCTGGAACCATGTTGCTAGGACCAAAGGCAGCCTGCTCGACTTCTGCAAAGTAATTCAGCGGGTTGCGGTTTAACTCCAGCTCACCGACTTCGATCAGCGGGAACTCCTTCTGCGACCAGGTCTTGGTCACGTCGAATGGGTTCTCGTAATGAGCGGCCGCCTCGGCTTCGGTCATGATCTGAATGCACACGCTCCATTTCGGGAAGTCGCCGCGCTCGATCGCGTTGAACAGGTCACGCTGGGCGTAATCCGGGTCGGTACCCGCCAGGCGGGCAGCCTCGGCCGGTGCCAGGTTCTTGATGCCCTGCTTGGTCTTGTAGTGCCATTTCACCCAGTGACGCTCGCCCTTGGCGTTGATCAGGCTGTAGGTGTGGCTGCCAAAGCCGTGCATATGGCGATAGCCGTCCGGAATCCCGCGATCCGAGAACAGGATGGTGACCTGGTGCAGCGCCTCGGGAGAGTGTGACCAGAAGTCCCACATTGCCTGGCCGCTCTTCAGGTTGCTCTGCGGCAGACGTTTCTGGGTGTGGATAAAGTCGGGAAACTTCAGCGGGTCGCGAATAAAGAACACAGGTGTGTTGTTGCCAACGATGTCCCAGTTACCTTCTTCGGTATAGAACTTCAGGGCAAAGCCGCGTGGGTCACGCTCGGTATCAGCCGAGCCACGTTCACCGCCCACAGTCGAGAAACGCAGGAACGTAGGGGTTTGCTTACCCACGGACTCGAAAAGCTTGGCACTGGTGTATTCGGTGATGTCGCGGGTCACGGTGAAAGTACCGTAGGCACCCGAACCCTTGGCGTGCACGCGACGCTCAGGAATGTTTTCACGGTTGAAGTGGGCAAGCTTCTCGATCAGATGAAAATCATCGAGCAGCAGCGGGCCGCGAGGGCCAGCAGAACGGGAATTCTGGTTATCGGCGACTGAAGCGCCACTTGCGGTGGTAAGCGTTTTGTTTTGGCTCATGCTCAATCTTCCTCTGTCAGTCTTGGAACTGCCGGCTAATCGGCTGACGAGGAGTATCGACCATCAAGATGACAGCATCAAATGCATTAAATGATTACTATCGATAGTATTTTTCTAATACAACAGACACAAAAAACCGGGCACTAGGCCCGGTTCTTTGTATTTGACGTCTTACTCAGCGGATACAGCTTCACCGCCGACAGCACGATCAACCAACTCGACGTACGCCATAGGCGCGTTGTCGCCAGCGCGGAAACCGCACTTGAGGATGCGCAGGTAGCCACCCTCACGGGTAGCGTAACGCTTGCCCAGGTCGTTGAAGAGCTTACCAACGATAGCTTTCGAACGAGTACGGTCGAAAGCCAGACGGCGGTTAGCCAGGCTGTCTGTCTTGGCCAAAGTGATCAGCGGCTCAGCAACGCGGCGCAGTTCTTTGGCTTTCGGCAGTGTAGTTTTGATCAGCTCGTGCTCGAACAGCGACACCGCCATGTTTTGGAACATGGCCTTGCGGTGCGAGCTGGTGCGGCTCAGGTGACGACCACTTTTACGATGACGCATGGTTCATTCCTTACCAAACACAACGTTCGGTGATTACGACGATCAGGCAGTCGCCTTGTCGTCCTTCTTAAGACTTGCAGGCGGCCAGTTGTCGAGGCGCATGCCGAGGGACAGACCGCGGGAGGCCAGAACGTCCTTGATTTCGGTCAAGGATTTCTTGCCAAGGTTCGGAGTCTTCAACAGTTCTACTTCGGTACGCTGAATCAGGTCGCCGATGTAGTAAATGTTTTCCGCCTTAAGGCAGTTAGCCGAACGTACAGTCAGTTCCAGATCGTCAACCGGGCGAAGCAGGATCGGATCGATCTCGTCTTCCTGCTCGATTACCACTGGCTCACTGTCACCCTTGAGGTCGACGAACGCAGCCAACTGCTGTTGCAGGATGGTTGCAGCACGGCGGATAGCCTCTTCAGGATCCAGGGTACCGTTGGTTTCCAGATCAATAACCAGCTTGTCCAAGTTGGTACGCTGCTCGACACGGGCGTTTTCCACCACGTATGCGATACGGCGAACCGGGCTGAACGAAGAGTCAAGCTGCAAGCGACCGATGCTGCGGCTTTCGTCTTCATCGCTCTGACGCGAGTCTGCCGGTTCATAACCACGACCACGAGCTACTACGAGCTTCATGTTCAGGGCGCCGTTAGACGCCAGGTTAGCGATTACGTGATCGGGGTTAACGATCTCGACATCATGATCCAGCTGAATATCGGCAGCGGTAACCACCCCCGAACCCTTCTTCGACAAGGTCAGCGTAACTTCGTCACGGCCGTGCAGCTTGATAGCCAGACCTTTAAGGTTCAACAGGATTTCAATTACGTCTTCCTGTACACCTTCGATGGCGCTGTACTCGTGGAGCACACCGTCAATCTCGGCCTCGACTACTGCACAGCCGGGCATTGAGGACAACAGGATGCGGCGCAGCGCGTTGCCCAGGGTGTGGCCAAAACCACGCTCGAGAGGCTCGAGGGTGATCTTGGCGCGGGTTGGACTGACAACCTGCACATCAATATGGCGGGGTGTCAGGAACTCATTTACCGAAATCTGCATGGATGCACCTATTTTCTAGCCCTTACTTGGAGTAGAGCTCGACAATCAGGCTTTCGTTGATGTCGGCGGACAGATCACTGCGAGCTGGAACGTTCTTGAAAACGCCCGACTTCTTCTCAGTGTCTACTTCTACCCATTCTACGCGGCCACGTTGGGCACACAGATCGAGAGCTTGGACAATGCGAAGTTGGTTTTTTGCTTTCTCGCGAACAGCAACCACGTCACCAGCACGAACCTGGTAGGACGGAACGTTAACGGTCTGACCGTTTACGCTGATCGACTTGTGCGATACCAGCTGACGGGATTCGGCACGAGTCGAACCGAAGCCCATACGGTATACAACGTTGTCCAGACGGCATTCGAGCAGTTGCAGCAGGTTTTCACCGGTTGCACCTTTCTTGCCAGCAGCTTCTTTGTAGTAGCCGCTGAATTGACGCTCGAGAACGCCGTAGATACGACGGACCTTCTGCTTTTCACGCAGTTGGGTGCCGTAGTCGGACTGGCGACCGCGGCGCTGGCCGTGGATACCAGGTGCTGCTTCGATGTTGCACTTGGATTCGATAGCGCGCACGCCGCTCTTCAGGAAGAGATCGGTGCCTTCGCGACGAGCCAGTTTGCATTTTGGACCAATGTAACGAGCCATTCTTTACAATCTCCTGGATTACACGCGGCGCTTCTTCGGCGGACGGCACCCGTTATGCGGGATTGGCGTCACGTCGGTGATGCTGGCGATCTTGTAGCCACAGCCGTTCAAAGCACGGACTGCGGATTCACGACCTGGACCTGGGCCCTTGACGTTAACGTCGAGGTTTTTCAGGCCATATTCCAGCGCAGCTTGACCAGCACGTTCAGCAGCTACTTGAGCAGCGAACGGGGTGGACTTGCGGGAACCGCGGAAACCCGAACCACCGGAGGTTGCCCAGGAAAGAGCGTTACCTTGACGGTCGGTGATGGTCACGATGGTGTTGTTGAAAGACGCGTGGATGTGGGCGATGCCATCAACCACTGTCTTTTTAATCTTTTTACGAGGACGAGCAGCAGGTTTTGCCATGACTAAATTCCTGTCGATTCGCTGGTGCGATTACTTGCGGATCGGCTTACGCGGACCTTTGCGAGTACGCGCGTTGGTCTTGGTACGCTGACCGCGTACTGGCAGACCACGACGATGGCGCAGACCGCGGTAGCAGCCCAGATCCATCAAGCGTTTGATTTTCATGTTGATTTCGCGACGCAGGTCACCTTCAGTGGTGAACTTCGCCACTTCGCCACGCAGCTGTTCAATTTGCTCGTCGCTCAGATCCTTGATCTTTGCGGCTGGGTTGACCCCAGTCTCTGCACAGATTTTCTGTGCAGTCGTGCGACCAACACCATAGATGTAGGTCAGCGAGATAACAGTATGCTTGTTATCTGGAATGTTAACGCCTGCAATACGGGCCATTCAGTGGGACTCCAATTGACAGCTACCTACGCCCCGGAAGCCAAGAAATAGGGCGCGAGATAATATCGCTGTAATAACAAATAATCAACCCAGCAGCGCACTAGCTGCTGGGCTTGAAGCACAATCACACTCAGCCTTGGCGCTGTTTGTGACGCGGTTCCGCGCTGCAAATTACTCGAACAACACCTTCGCGGCGAATAATCTTGCAGTTACGGCACAGCTTTTTCACCGATGCACGAACTTTCATCACCAACTCCTCGAACCTTATGGGTCAGCGCAGCATGCCGCTGCCGTAACCCTTCAGGTTGGCTTTCTTCATCAGGGATTCGTACTGGTGCGAAACGAGGTGCGATTGTACTTGCGACATAAAGTCCATAACAACCACGACCACGATCAGCAACGAGGTCCCGCCAAGGTAGAACGGAACGTTTGCTGCAACCACCAGGAACTGGGGCAACAGGCAGACGGCCGTCATATATAGAGCACCGAACATGGTCAAGCGGGTCAGAACGCCATCAATGTAGCGCGCCGACTGCTCACCTGGACGGATGCCCGGAATAAAGGCACCGGACTTCTTCAGGTTTTCCGCTACGTCTTTCGGATTGAACATCAACGCCGTATAGAAGAAGCAGAAGAAAATAATCCCTGCACTAAACAGCAGAATATTCAACGGCTGACCAGGAGCGATCGACTGCGAGATGTCCTGCAACCAGCCCATACCTTCAGACTGACCGAACCAGGCACCCAACGAAGCCGGGAACAGCAAAATGCTGCTCGCGAAAATAGCAGGAATAACGCCTGCCATATTCACTTTCAGCGGCAAGTGGCTAGTCTGCGCAGCAAACACCTTGCGGCCCTGCTGACGCTTGGCATAGTGAACAGCAATACGACGCTGACCACGCTCAATGAACACCACAAAACCGATAATCGCTACTGCCAGCAAACCGATGGCAACCAGGGCAAAAATATTGATATCACCCTGACGCGCAGACTCGAAAGACTGCCCGATCGCTCTCGGAAGACCGGCGACGATACCTGCGAAAATCAACATCGAGATACCGTTGCCAACACCACGCTCAGTAATCTGCTCACCCAGCCACATCATGAACATCGCACCAGCCACAAAAGTGGATACCGCGACGAAATGGAAGCCAAAGTCACCAGTGAACGCAACGCCCTGCCCTGCCAGACCAACGGACATGCCGATGGCCTGAACAAGAGCTAGGACGACAGTGCCGTAGCGGGTGTACTGGCTGATCTTGCGACGGCCAGCTTCACCTTCCTTCTTCAACTGCTCCAGCTGCGGGCTGACGGCGGTCATCAGTTGCATGATGATCGATGCCGAGATGTACGGCATGATCCCTAGTGCAAAGATGCTCATCCGCTCCAACGCGCCGCCGGAAAACATGTTGAACAAGCTAAGAATGGTCCCCTCATTCTGTCGAAACAGGTCTGCGAGTCGGTCAGGGTTGATACCTGGAACCGGGATGTGTGCGCCTATTCGGTAGACGATAATCGCCAAGAACAGAAAACGCAGACGAGCCCAGAGTTCAGACATACCGCCTTTGCCGAGCGCAGAGAGAGCACCTTGCTTAGCCATTTATTCCTCGAACTTGCCGCCAGCTGCTTCGATAGCCGCACGCGCACCTTTGGTGGCTGCGATGCCCTTGATAGTCACAGCGCGAGTAACTTCGCCGGACAGCATGATTTTCACACGCTGTACGTTTTGGTTAATCACGTTGGCATCTTTCAGGGACTGCACGGTGACGATGTCGCCTTCCACTTTAGCCAGTTCGGACAGACGCACTTCTGCGCGATCCATGGCTTTCAGGGATACGAAACCGAACTTCGGCAGGCGACGATGCAGCGGCTGTTGACCGCCTTCAAAGCCTGGAGCAATGGTGCCACCGGAGCGGGAAGTCTGACCTTTGTGACCACGGCCACCAGTCTTACCCAAACCACTACCGATACCACGGCCCGGACGATGCTTTTCGCGACGGGAACCCGGCGCTGGACTCAGATCATTGAGTTTCATCGATTAACCCTCGACACGCAGCATGTAGTAAGCCTTGTTGATCATCCCGCGGTTCTCGGGAGTATCCTGGACTTCTACAGTGTGACCGATGCGACGCAGGCCCAGACCCTTAACGCACAGTTTGTGGTTAGGGATACGGCCGGTCATGCTTTTGATCAGCGTTACTTTAACGGTAGCCATGATCAGATGATCTCCTGGACGCTTTTGCCACGCTTGGCGGCAATGGATTCAGGGGACTGCATTGCTTTCAAACCCTTGAAAGTGGCATGAACCACGTTTACTGGGTTAGTCGAGCCGTAGCACTTGGCCAGAACGTTCTGAACGCCAGCAACTTCGAGGACAGCACGCATAGCGCCGCCAGCGATGATACCGGTACCTTCAGAAGCAGGCTGCATGTACACCTTCGAAGCGCCGTGAGCGGACTTCATTGCGTACTGCAGAGTGGTGCCGTTCAGATCAACCTGGATCATGTTGCGGCGAGCAGCTTCCATTGCCTTCTGGATCGCAGCAGGCACTTCACGCGACTTGCCACGGCCGAAGCCAACGCGCCCCTTACCATCACCAACCACGGTCAACGCGGTGAAAGTGAAGATACGGCCGCCTTTTACGGTTTTGGCTACGCGGTTAACTTGAACCAGCTTCTCGATGTAGCCTTCGTCGCGCTTTTGGTCGTTATTTGACATAACTTAGAACTCCAGCCCAGCTTCACGAGCAGCATCAGCCAGCGCCTTGACGCGGCCGTGGTACTTGAAGCCAGAGCGGTCGAAAGCCACCTGCGAGACGCCAGCGGCTTTTGCACGCGTAGCGACCAGCTGGCCAACCTTAGTGGCCGCGTCGATGTTGCCAGTGGCGCCATCACGCAGTTCTTTATCCAAAGTCGAGGCGCTTGCCAGGACTTTGTTGCCGTCGGCCGAAATGACCTGGGCGTAGATGTGCTGCGAAGAGCGGAACACGCAGAGACGCACGACTTCGAGTTCGTGCATTTTCAGGCGTGCTTTGCGAGCGCGACGCAGTCGAGTAACTTTTTTGTCGGTCATTTGCTATGCCCTACTTCTTCTTGGCTTCTTTACGACGGACGACTTCGTCCGCGTAGCGCACACCTTTACCTTTGTAAGGTTCTGGTGGACGGAAGTCGCGGATCTCAGCGGCCACTTGACCTACCAGCTGCTTATCGATGCCCTTGATCAGGATATCGGTCTGGCTAGGAGTCTCAGCGGTGATGCCTTCCGGCAGCTCGTAGTCCACTGGATGCGAGAAGCCAAGGGCCAGGTTCAGCACTGTGCCTTTTGCTTGCGCTTTGTAACCAACACCGACCAGCTGGAGCTTGCGCTCGAAGCCTTGGCTTACGCCTTGGACCATGTTGTTTACCAACGCACGAGTGGTACCGGCCATTGCGCGAGTTTGTTGGTCGCCATTGCGAGCAGCGAAACGCAGCTCACCAGCTTCCTGAACAATTTCAACGGACGAGTGTACGTTCAGTTCGAGAGTGCCCTTGGCACCCTTCACCGAAAGCTGTTGGCCGGCGAATTTAACTTCAACACCAGCTGGCAGCTTAACGGGGTTCTTAGCGACGCGAGACATGCTTATCCCCCCTTAGAACACAGTGCAAAGAACTTCGCCGCCGACACCGGCAGCGCGCGCAGCACGATCAGTCATCACACCTTTGTTGGTGGAGACGATAGACACGCCGAGACCGCCACGAACTTTCGGCAGATCTTCAACGGACTTGTACTGACGCAGGCCTGGACGGCTAACGCGCTTCACTTCCTCGATGACCGGACGGCCTTCGAAGTATTTCAGCTCGATGGACAGCAGTGGCTTGGTTTCGCTGCTGATCTGATAACCCGCGATGTAACCTTCGTCCTTCAGGACTTTTGCTACAGCCACCTTCAGCGTGGAAGACGGCATGCTTACGACGGACTTTTCAGCCATCTGGGCATTACGGATTCGAGTTAGCATGTCCGCTAACGGGTCCTGCATACTCATGGGCTAGACGCTCCTGATACAAAAAAAATGAGCCTTGCGGCTACAGCTTGTCGCCGA harbors:
- the rpsH gene encoding 30S ribosomal protein S8; amino-acid sequence: MSMQDPLADMLTRIRNAQMAEKSVVSMPSSTLKVAVAKVLKDEGYIAGYQISSETKPLLSIELKYFEGRPVIEEVKRVSRPGLRQYKSVEDLPKVRGGLGVSIVSTNKGVMTDRAARAAGVGGEVLCTVF